One window of the Eucalyptus grandis isolate ANBG69807.140 chromosome 6, ASM1654582v1, whole genome shotgun sequence genome contains the following:
- the LOC104448699 gene encoding wall-associated receptor kinase-like 14: MMPKTVRSTLLLLAGVVLPILAAARKAIPPPCSQTCHNGKPANQNLTYPFGFSPGCPIQLNCTDDGDALIGEFVVQAASSETVTVTIEAECNRSFEAIANLYGRNYAPMGKNAILLNNCTKISPCDLPNTQVIQAQFQSLCETKNKANTSMSCYSEKENHYSTKFLNRSRLSALGCKFFLSSISAEKLNNVSVSLGVQMLQLAWWVNGNRCECSRDADCVQLSLLPNGGGNGFRCKCRDGFRGDGFLAGTGCRRDAFMCNPAKYLSGQCGGATRIIVLVGGVVVGASFMISLGLICYFFRRRSKWKAQLEVQRRLSEASGKSSITFYPYKEIERATNYFAEKQRLGTGAFGTVYSGKLNGDDEWVAIKRIKQRDSVEQVMNEIKLLSSVSHPHLVKLLGCSIEKGEQILIYEFMPNGTLCQHLHRERGQGLSWPIRLKIASETAQAIAHLHSIKPPIYHRDVKSSNILLDYSFTSKVADFGLSRLGMLEDSHISTAPQGTPGYLDPQYHQDFHLSDKSDVYSLGVVLTEIITSLKVVDFSRPQNEVNLANLATDRIGRARLDEIIDPSLDVNKDEWTYLSVQKVAELAFRCLASHRDMRPTMKEVADELDRLWLSRWAASEEKSCTTLSEASSCSSSGSISEKLLICPKGRAEPEIRKAVDAGDQTGGSTISSTGSVLTASMRDSSPSEESSPSSSSLLSKVIPVT; this comes from the exons ATGATGCCGAAGACCGTTCGGTCCACCCTCCTCCTTTTGGCCGGCGTGGTCTTGCCTATTCTCGCGGCGGCGCGTAAAGCTATCCCCCCACCTTGCAGCCAGACGTGCCACAACGGCAAGCCCGCGAATCAGAACCTGACTTATCCGTTCGGGTTCTCGCCGGGCTGCCCGATCCAGCTCAACTGCACCGACGACGGGGACGCCCTCATAGGGGAGTTCGTGGTGCAGGCCGCGTCCTCGGAGACCGTCACCGTCACCATCGAGGCCGAGTGCAACCGCTCGTTCGAGGCCATCGCCAATCTCTATGGCCGCAACTACGCCCCGATGGGGAAGAACGCCATCCTGCTCAACAACTGCACAAAGATCTCCCCCTGCGACTTGCCCAACACCCAGGTCATCCAGGCCCAATTCCAGTCCCTCTGCGAGACTAAGAACAAGGCCAACACCAGCATGAGCTGCTACTCCGAGAAGGAGAACCACTACAGCACAAAGTTTCTCAACCGCAGCAGGCTCTCCGCCCTCGGCTGCAAGTTCTTTCTGTCGTCGATATCGGCGGAGAAGCTGAACAATGTGTCGGTGTCGCTGGGCGTCCAGATGCTGCAGCTGGCGTGGTGGGTAAACGGCAACCGGTGCGAGTGCTCCCGGGACGCGGACTGCGTTCAACTCTCGCTGCTACCGAACGGCGGCGGAAATGGGTTCCGGTGCAAGTGCAGGGACGGGTTCCGTGGCGACGGGTTCTTGGCAGGCACCGGCTGCCGGAGAG ACGCGTTCATGTGCAATCCTGCAAAGTATCTCTCTGGCCAATGCGGAGGAGCCACCAGAATAATTGTTCTAGTCGGAG gTGTCGTAGTTGGGGCTTCCTTCATGATCAGTTTGGGCTTGATCTGCTACTTCTTTCGACGGCGAAGCAAATGGAAAGCCCAACTCGAGGTGCAGCGCCGTCTGTCCGAGGCCTCAGGCAAGAGCAGCATCACCTTCTATCCGTACAAAGAGATCGAGAGAGCCACAAACTACTTCGCAGAGAAGCAGAGGTTAGGGACTGGGGCGTTCGGGACGGTCTATTCGGGGAAACTGAACGGCGACGATGAGTGGGTCGCCATCAAGAGGATCAAACAGAGGGACAGCGTCGAGCAAGTCATGAATGAGATCAAGCTCCTGTCATCCGTGAGCCACCCCCACCTGGTCAAGCTCCTCGGCTGCTCGATCGAGAAAGGCGAGCAGATCCTCATCTACGAGTTTATGCCCAATGGCACATTGTGCCAGCATctgcacagagagagaggtCAAGGACTTTCCTGGCCGATCAGGCTCAAAATTGCCTCAGAAACTGCTCAAGCAATTGCCCATCTCCACTCTATTAAGCCACCAATATACCATAGGGATGTCAAGTCGAGCAACATTCTTTTGGACTACAGTTTCACGTCGAAGGTTGCGGATTTTGGCCTTTCGAGACTTGGCATGCTCGAGGACTCCCACATCTCGACCGCCCCACAGGGGACCCCGGGCTATCTCGATCCCCAGTACCATCAGGATTTCCACCTCTCTGACAAATCGGATGTCTACAGCTTAGGCGTAGTACTCACGGAGATCATCACGTCGCTGAAGGTCGTGGACTTCTCACGGCCTCAGAACGAAGTGAACTTGGCCAATCTGGCCACGGATAGGATCGGGAGGGCGCGGTTGGATGAGATCATTGACCCCTCCCTCGACGTGAACAAGGACGAGTGGACGTACCTGTCCGTGCAGAAGGTCGCCGAGCTGGCATTCCGGTGCCTTGCGTCTCACCGAGACATGAGGCCTACCATGAAGGAAGTGGCGGACGAATTGGACAGGCTCTGGCTCAGTAGATGGGCCGCTTCCGAAGAGAAAAGTTGCACGACCTTGTCCGAGGCGTCTTCGTGCTCTTCTTCAGGCAGTATCAGCGAGAAGTTGCTCATTTGTCCCAAGGGGAGAGCCGAACCGGAGATCAGAAAGGCGGTTGACGCTGGTGATCAAACCGGAGGTAGCACCATAAGCTCAACCGGGAGCGTTTTGACGGCATCAATGAGAGATTCATCTCCAAGTGAAGAGAGCTCTCCCTCATCAAGCAGTTTACTCTCTAAGGTGATTCCAGTGACTTAA